In the Candidatus Hydrogenedentota bacterium genome, GGAAGAGATAGGCCTGGAGGCGCGCCGCGACCCGCGCGCGAAACCCCTTCTTCACTTCGGGGGCGGGACTCATTTTTTGGCCTTTCCGTCCGTGTCCCCGCAGGGCGGAACGGGGCGCGCGCGCCACTCGGGGTTGATCCGTTCCTGCACCTCCCAGGCGTCCAGAATCACCAGCGCCGCCATGTTCTCCACCACCGGCACGGCGCGCGGGACGATGCAGGGGTCGTGCCGGCCGAGCACCTCCACCTCCACCGCATTGCCCTGGAGGTCCATTGTGCGCTGTTTGGAGGCGATGGACGCCGTCGGCTTCACCACAATGCGCAGGATGACGGGCTCGCCCGACGAGATGCCGCCGAGGATGCCGCCGTGGTGGTTGGTGACGTGGCGGCCGTCCGCCATGGCGTCGTTCGCCTCGCTGCCGCGCATGCGCGCGAGGGCGAAGCCGGATCCGACCTCCACCCCCTTGATCGCGCCGATGGTCATGATGGCCGACACCAGCCGCGCGTCGAGTTTTCCGAACACGGGATCGCCGAGGCCCGGCGGCAGGTTGTGTATTTCAAGCTGGATGATCCCGCCCACGGAGTCGCGCAGGCCGCGTGCGTCGAGGATGGCCTTCTCCATGGCCGGGGCCGCGTCCGGGTCCGCGCAGCGCACGGGGTTGGACTCGATGGTTTCGTAGTCGCATTTTTCCGCGCGGATGCCCGCCACCTCCACCGCGTGGGCCACGATGCGGACACCCTCGGCCTCCAGAATCTTTCGCGCCACGGCGCCCGCAGCCACGCGGCAGGCCGTCTCGCGGCCAGACTGCCGCCCGCCGCCGCGGTGGTCGCGGTGGCCGTACTTGCTGTAGAAGGTGAAGTCGCCGTGGCCGGGGCGGAACAGGTCCTTCAGGGTGTCGTAGTTTATGGAGCGCTGGTCTTCGTTGCAGATGACCATCGCGATGGGCGCGCCGGTGGTTTTGCCCTCGTAGACCCCGGAGAGGAGGTGCACCCGGTCCGCCTCGCGGCGCTGGGTGACCACTTTGC is a window encoding:
- the aroC gene encoding chorismate synthase; its protein translation is MNIVIFGQKGTGKSTVGGAFASATGLNVFDTDAEIEALYRTRTGLAKTCREIFRAVGEAPFRALEREVALAAAGRDFTVVVTGGGLMLDPETRRALRLGAVMVYLRAEEEVLWERATKHGLPPWLEVPDGRDRFQEQTRHRDEVLRPFADLVLDTTSAAPEELAETLRDLVAEELAVRQTAANTCGEVIRVTTFGESHGKAVGAVLDGVRPGVEISEEDIQKELDRRRPGQSKVVTQRREADRVHLLSGVYEGKTTGAPIAMVICNEDQRSINYDTLKDLFRPGHGDFTFYSKYGHRDHRGGGRQSGRETACRVAAGAVARKILEAEGVRIVAHAVEVAGIRAEKCDYETIESNPVRCADPDAAPAMEKAILDARGLRDSVGGIIQLEIHNLPPGLGDPVFGKLDARLVSAIMTIGAIKGVEVGSGFALARMRGSEANDAMADGRHVTNHHGGILGGISSGEPVILRIVVKPTASIASKQRTMDLQGNAVEVEVLGRHDPCIVPRAVPVVENMAALVILDAWEVQERINPEWRARPVPPCGDTDGKAKK